From the genome of Cognaticolwellia beringensis, one region includes:
- a CDS encoding Hsp20 family protein — protein MRTTTDFSPLYRSFIGFDHLAGLIDKASRADKQSSYPPYNVELIGEDQYRITMAIAGFAEQELDIESKQDTLIVTGTKTGNDSHKERRFLHQGIADRNFERKFQLGEHVKVIGAFIEHGLLSIDLEREIPEALKPRKIAINGKSLLQQRDVIEKS, from the coding sequence ATGCGTACAACTACAGATTTCAGCCCACTTTACCGCTCATTTATCGGATTCGACCACTTAGCCGGATTAATCGACAAAGCATCAAGAGCAGATAAACAATCATCTTACCCTCCGTATAACGTAGAGTTAATTGGGGAAGATCAATATCGTATTACCATGGCTATTGCCGGGTTTGCAGAACAAGAACTAGACATTGAATCAAAGCAAGATACGTTAATTGTTACAGGGACAAAAACCGGTAACGATAGTCATAAAGAACGTAGATTTTTGCACCAAGGCATCGCAGATCGCAACTTTGAACGTAAGTTTCAATTAGGCGAACATGTTAAAGTTATCGGTGCGTTCATAGAGCATGGTTTACTGTCTATAGATTTAGAGCGAGAAATCCCTGAAGCGTTGAAGCCAAGAAAAATTGCTATTAATGGTAAAAGCTTATTACAACAACGTGATGTGATAGAGAAAAGTTAA
- the tpx gene encoding thiol peroxidase produces the protein MNILKLPAVVLLSSVFVFSASADISVSELTETTNLVKAGNKYVTLLGNQVNLGDEAPDFKVVTESFSPVTLSEFKHKSVLISVVPSLDTGVCSIQTKRFNDEVENLPDDVVMLTISNDLPFAQKRFCKTEKVDNIRVLSDAVWRDFGHNYGLLIKDMGLLTRAIIIIDADGKIAYKELVANISQHPDYETALTKLKSMSQTVKPTETTTNEQSE, from the coding sequence ATGAATATTTTAAAATTACCGGCAGTTGTACTTCTTAGCTCAGTATTTGTGTTTTCAGCTTCTGCTGATATTTCTGTGTCTGAACTAACAGAAACCACCAATTTAGTTAAGGCGGGCAATAAATACGTCACTCTACTTGGCAATCAAGTTAACTTAGGTGATGAGGCTCCTGACTTTAAAGTAGTCACTGAGTCATTTTCACCCGTCACGCTGTCTGAATTTAAGCATAAATCGGTATTAATTTCAGTGGTGCCGAGTTTAGATACTGGCGTTTGCTCTATTCAAACAAAACGCTTTAATGACGAGGTCGAAAACCTACCCGACGACGTTGTAATGTTAACGATAAGCAATGATTTACCTTTTGCTCAGAAACGCTTTTGTAAAACTGAAAAAGTAGACAATATCAGAGTTTTATCTGACGCAGTTTGGCGTGATTTTGGCCATAATTATGGTTTACTTATTAAAGATATGGGCTTGTTAACACGCGCTATTATTATCATCGATGCTGACGGAAAAATAGCTTATAAGGAATTAGTGGCTAATATTTCTCAACACCCAGATTATGAAACGGCGTTAACAAAATTAAAATCAATGAGTCAAACAGTTAAGCCAACTGAAACGACAACAAATGAGCAATCAGAATAA
- a CDS encoding response regulator: protein MPTALLICDDSSMARKQVARSLPSGWDVDITFASNGVEAIAAIKAGKGDILLLDLNMPEMDGYQVLEIIVKQDLPTLAIVISGDIQPEALQRVRALGALDFIKKPIDKNKLSEVLHAYGVFSQDGVSVNETEILTSQGVNKAVSSITDIEATDIQNAAVKSSLQSQKTDSKELKVNSEMLDCYQEIANVAMGQAGGLLARLLDVFVVLPIPNVNFIEVSELTMALTDVESKDTTSGICQGFIGAGISGEALLILNDSSFKDIASLMKYEHTFDENIELELLMDMANILIGACLNGISSQLDMSFSQGHPVVLGQHRKISELIATNTKKWKKTLAVEISYSIENYAIKCDLLLLFTEASVATLNNKIAYLLD from the coding sequence ATGCCAACTGCTTTACTGATATGCGATGACTCTAGTATGGCGCGAAAACAAGTGGCTCGATCACTGCCAAGTGGTTGGGATGTTGATATAACCTTTGCGAGCAATGGTGTTGAAGCTATAGCGGCTATTAAAGCGGGCAAAGGGGATATATTATTACTTGATTTAAATATGCCAGAAATGGATGGTTATCAAGTGCTTGAAATTATTGTTAAACAAGACTTACCGACATTAGCAATAGTTATTTCTGGTGATATTCAACCTGAAGCGCTGCAAAGAGTAAGGGCTTTAGGGGCATTAGACTTTATTAAAAAGCCCATAGATAAAAACAAACTTAGTGAAGTGTTACATGCTTACGGCGTTTTTAGTCAAGATGGGGTTAGCGTTAATGAAACTGAGATATTAACCTCACAAGGGGTAAATAAAGCCGTTTCTTCGATAACGGACATCGAGGCTACTGACATTCAAAACGCAGCAGTTAAATCATCACTGCAATCCCAGAAGACAGACTCAAAAGAGCTGAAAGTTAATAGTGAGATGCTTGATTGTTATCAAGAAATTGCGAATGTGGCGATGGGGCAAGCGGGAGGTTTATTAGCCCGATTATTAGATGTTTTTGTTGTGCTGCCTATTCCCAACGTTAATTTTATTGAAGTGAGCGAACTCACCATGGCACTTACTGACGTTGAAAGTAAAGATACTACTTCGGGTATTTGTCAGGGCTTTATCGGTGCTGGCATTTCAGGAGAAGCACTATTAATTCTCAATGACTCTAGCTTCAAAGATATCGCCTCACTCATGAAATATGAACATACCTTTGATGAGAATATCGAATTAGAATTATTAATGGACATGGCTAATATACTCATCGGTGCTTGTTTAAATGGTATTTCGTCGCAACTTGATATGTCATTTAGTCAAGGTCATCCGGTCGTCTTAGGTCAGCATAGAAAAATTTCAGAATTAATCGCGACAAATACCAAAAAATGGAAGAAAACTCTCGCTGTTGAGATAAGTTACAGTATAGAAAATTACGCCATTAAGTGCGACTTACTTTTGCTCTTTACCGAAGCGTCAGTAGCTACCCTGAATAACAAAATTGCTTACTTGTTGGATTAA
- a CDS encoding GGDEF domain-containing protein, translating into MSLQTQQLNELHWMMEMLHTIDVGLVVLNRDYTIQIWNGFMENHSGLLPGDVKGKSLFELFDEIPEDWFRRKAESVVLLKNKAFTIWEQRPYVFKFNNYRPITGTADFMYQNTTFIPLMSTTGDVSHLCLLVYDVTDNATHKKELEKANINLAVLSQTDGLTQLFNRNHWQKCLEQEFKRYIRNHHTSTLVMLDIDKFKVVNDNYGHKVGDDVIKHLAKVIHEQVRETDITGRYGGEEFVILLADTNTNDAMIFTERLRKTVEESVFIYNDIEIKYTISIGIAEVLPTYKSASQWLENVDNALYESKNNGRNRVSVYKA; encoded by the coding sequence ATGTCATTACAAACACAACAGTTAAATGAATTACATTGGATGATGGAGATGCTCCATACCATTGATGTCGGGCTTGTAGTTCTTAACCGTGATTATACTATTCAAATTTGGAATGGTTTTATGGAAAACCATAGTGGCCTGTTACCAGGAGATGTTAAAGGTAAGTCACTATTTGAGCTTTTTGATGAAATACCAGAAGACTGGTTTCGTCGCAAAGCTGAATCGGTGGTTTTATTGAAAAATAAAGCGTTTACCATATGGGAGCAGCGACCATATGTATTCAAATTTAACAATTATCGCCCCATTACTGGCACTGCTGATTTTATGTATCAAAACACCACCTTTATTCCTTTGATGTCGACAACGGGGGACGTTTCTCATTTATGTTTGTTGGTATACGATGTCACTGATAATGCAACTCATAAAAAGGAGCTGGAAAAGGCTAATATCAACCTAGCTGTTTTAAGCCAAACCGACGGCTTAACGCAATTATTTAATCGTAATCATTGGCAAAAATGTTTAGAGCAAGAATTTAAACGTTATATTCGAAATCATCATACAAGTACCTTGGTTATGTTAGATATTGATAAATTCAAAGTGGTCAATGATAATTATGGCCATAAAGTTGGCGATGATGTGATTAAACATTTAGCTAAAGTTATCCATGAACAAGTACGCGAAACGGACATTACTGGACGCTATGGTGGTGAAGAGTTTGTAATTTTATTAGCGGATACTAATACCAATGACGCGATGATATTTACTGAGCGTTTGCGTAAAACCGTTGAGGAGTCAGTGTTTATTTATAATGATATTGAAATTAAATACACAATTAGCATCGGGATTGCAGAAGTTCTACCAACTTATAAATCAGCATCTCAGTGGCTTGAAAATGTTGACAATGCATTATATGAATCGAAAAATAATGGCCGAAATAGAGTCAGCGTTTATAAAGCGTGA
- a CDS encoding amidohydrolase, producing the protein MNSLSNKVKTALIIATMSPMLVFAKTTLITNIKGYTITDNNLESFAAIAFTDDKIDKIYSATDKLPTAKNLTVIDGEGKTLIPGLIDSHGHILNYGLSLLRADLVNSTSEQDAIYKTLAYAKNNTELTWIQGRGWNQTQWPSNAFPSAESLDKQFPEQPVWLKRIDGHAGWANSKAMAMAGITKETVSPEGGEIIKDKNGIPTGVFIDNAMALIDNSIAPLTIKEQKQVLVKAMDSLASYGLTSVHDAGIDTDNLNAFKELSQENAMSIRVNAMLYLPSAKWQQTLAGGKYRSKDDMFTFNSVKIQADGALGSRGAALIEDYSDHSGHKGLLLNTPKEFENLVNTSMRKGFQVNSHAIGDNANKLVLDTYEKYIKATKTQDLRHRVEHAQVLRIEDIPRFAELDIIAAMQATHATSDKNMAQDRLGPTRILGAYAWRKLLDANAIIAAGSDFPVESPNPFFGLHASITRQDHKNSPQGGWFADQKMTPLEAFRSFTLDAAYSGHQENIIGSLAKGKKADFVLLDNNLFTIPEQNIWQISVEKTWVNGKLVYKK; encoded by the coding sequence ATGAACAGTCTATCAAACAAGGTCAAAACAGCTTTAATCATAGCAACAATGAGCCCTATGTTAGTTTTTGCAAAAACGACATTAATTACTAATATAAAAGGCTACACCATAACGGACAATAACCTTGAGAGTTTCGCCGCTATTGCATTTACCGATGACAAAATTGATAAAATATACTCAGCAACAGACAAACTGCCTACAGCAAAAAACTTAACGGTTATTGATGGTGAAGGAAAAACCTTAATCCCTGGTTTAATTGACTCTCATGGGCATATTTTAAACTACGGATTAAGCCTATTACGCGCAGACTTAGTGAATAGTACCTCAGAGCAAGATGCTATTTATAAAACCTTGGCATACGCTAAAAACAATACGGAATTAACCTGGATACAAGGCCGCGGCTGGAATCAAACGCAATGGCCAAGTAATGCCTTCCCTAGTGCAGAAAGTTTAGATAAGCAATTTCCAGAACAACCCGTCTGGCTTAAACGTATTGATGGCCACGCGGGTTGGGCAAATTCAAAAGCGATGGCAATGGCAGGGATCACCAAAGAAACAGTTTCGCCTGAAGGCGGGGAGATCATTAAAGATAAAAACGGGATACCTACTGGTGTTTTTATTGATAATGCCATGGCGTTAATCGATAACAGCATTGCGCCTTTAACCATTAAAGAGCAAAAACAAGTATTAGTGAAAGCTATGGACTCACTTGCCAGTTATGGCCTTACGAGCGTACATGACGCCGGTATTGATACTGATAACTTAAATGCTTTTAAAGAATTAAGCCAAGAGAATGCCATGAGCATTCGCGTCAATGCTATGTTGTATTTACCTTCAGCTAAATGGCAACAAACTTTGGCAGGCGGCAAATATCGCAGTAAAGATGATATGTTCACTTTTAATAGTGTAAAAATTCAAGCTGACGGCGCTTTAGGTAGTCGCGGTGCAGCGTTAATTGAAGATTATTCTGACCACTCTGGTCACAAAGGTTTACTGCTAAATACGCCAAAAGAGTTTGAAAATTTAGTCAATACGTCAATGCGCAAAGGCTTTCAAGTGAATAGCCACGCTATTGGTGATAATGCTAATAAACTTGTACTAGATACTTACGAAAAATATATTAAAGCGACTAAAACCCAAGATTTACGCCACCGTGTTGAGCATGCTCAAGTCTTGCGCATTGAAGATATACCAAGGTTTGCAGAGCTAGATATTATTGCTGCCATGCAAGCAACCCACGCGACTAGCGATAAAAATATGGCACAAGACAGACTTGGGCCAACGAGAATCTTAGGCGCATATGCTTGGAGAAAGCTACTAGATGCTAATGCAATCATAGCTGCGGGCTCAGACTTTCCAGTAGAATCGCCAAATCCTTTCTTTGGTCTTCATGCTTCAATTACTCGCCAAGATCATAAAAACAGCCCACAAGGTGGTTGGTTTGCTGATCAGAAAATGACACCATTAGAAGCGTTTAGAAGTTTTACCCTAGATGCCGCCTATTCTGGTCACCAGGAAAATATTATTGGCAGCTTAGCCAAAGGGAAAAAAGCTGATTTTGTTTTACTCGACAATAATTTATTCACCATACCTGAGCAAAACATTTGGCAAATATCCGTTGAAAAAACGTGGGTTAATGGCAAGTTGGTGTATAAAAAATAA
- a CDS encoding ABC transporter permease, which yields MLETGLILRALARNKIGALLIAFQIALTMTIMVNAIFMIQDRQQQMQRESGLDEANTFYLTNTVFGQDYNIQAHLQTDLHMIRNTPGVVDAIQINAVPLSGSGWSMALQHESGEDKDAVGSAIYMVDDHAINSMGLELIAGANFKPADIELRKEGQSTWPAKTIITKAFAENLYPDDWQSAIGKTVYISQTQPMQIIGVVEALQAPWNGWNGVERSMLVPFKREAKGSYYFIRTEAGRRDELMPIIEKALAESDKERIIRRVTTIEETRKRSYQQHNATNKILTTVVITLTLITGFGIVGLAIFSINRRTKQIGTRRALGATKGQIMRYFMMENFIISTFGNIIGCIGAVALNMWLVSAFNLSPIGFELVAFGVLALFIVGQLAVLYPARKASMIAPAIATRTV from the coding sequence ATGTTAGAAACCGGACTGATACTGCGCGCGTTGGCTCGCAATAAAATTGGCGCACTGCTCATCGCGTTTCAAATTGCCCTGACCATGACGATTATGGTCAACGCTATTTTTATGATCCAAGATCGTCAACAGCAAATGCAGCGTGAAAGCGGCCTAGATGAAGCCAATACCTTTTATTTAACCAATACTGTCTTTGGGCAAGACTATAATATTCAGGCCCATTTACAAACTGATTTACACATGATCCGCAACACCCCGGGTGTTGTCGATGCCATTCAAATAAATGCAGTGCCATTAAGTGGCAGCGGCTGGTCAATGGCTTTGCAACATGAGTCCGGCGAAGATAAAGATGCGGTCGGCTCAGCAATATACATGGTGGATGACCATGCGATTAACAGTATGGGCTTAGAGTTGATAGCGGGCGCTAACTTCAAACCAGCCGATATAGAATTACGTAAAGAAGGCCAGTCAACCTGGCCAGCAAAAACCATCATTACCAAAGCTTTCGCTGAAAACTTATATCCTGACGATTGGCAATCAGCCATTGGAAAAACAGTTTATATTTCACAAACACAACCGATGCAAATTATCGGCGTGGTAGAGGCGTTGCAAGCTCCTTGGAATGGCTGGAACGGCGTTGAACGTAGTATGCTGGTACCATTTAAACGCGAAGCCAAAGGCAGTTATTATTTTATTCGCACGGAAGCAGGACGTCGTGATGAGTTAATGCCTATTATTGAAAAAGCACTAGCTGAGAGTGATAAAGAAAGAATAATTCGTCGCGTAACAACTATTGAGGAAACAAGGAAACGAAGTTACCAACAGCATAATGCCACGAATAAAATTCTGACAACGGTAGTCATAACACTGACCTTGATCACTGGGTTTGGTATTGTTGGTTTAGCTATTTTTAGTATTAATCGCCGCACTAAACAAATTGGTACTCGCCGTGCACTAGGTGCAACAAAAGGACAAATAATGCGTTACTTTATGATGGAAAATTTTATTATTTCCACATTCGGTAATATCATCGGATGTATCGGTGCCGTTGCGCTTAATATGTGGTTGGTCAGCGCGTTTAATTTATCCCCCATTGGATTTGAGTTAGTTGCTTTTGGTGTTTTGGCGCTATTTATTGTCGGACAATTGGCGGTACTTTACCCTGCAAGAAAAGCCTCTATGATAGCGCCAGCAATAGCGACTAGAACCGTTTAG
- a CDS encoding ABC transporter permease gives MFSYYLRLAWISILRHWGLSLLMVCAIGLGIGTAMTTVTVNYLMSANPIPEKSQQLYYVQLDSWDINDPFDDGLNPPDQLTYTDSSNLMRAKQAFRQNVQAQAFGVIEPADPEMLPLIVNGRANTADFFSMFNVPFIYGSGWSNQSDESKEFVVVLSKETNDKLFGGKDSVGESIKLEGNMFRIVGVIDTWQPKPRFYDITTGAFNDSEDIFVPFHLIADEKISRSGNTNCWKPTGDGFKAFLASECIWTQFWVELKTQQDKEDYLQFLNAYVEEQKQFGRFQRPIDNRLSNVMQWLETQEVVADDAQMMMAMSFMFLIVCLLNTVGLLLAKFLGKAPEIGLRQALGASKSTLFSQYIIESACIGILGGILGLILAYLGLKGVEGLYGDYMKGLASLDTNMAILAVVLALVSTILAGLYPTWRACNIQPAQQLKSQ, from the coding sequence ATGTTTAGTTATTATTTACGACTCGCTTGGATAAGTATTCTTCGGCACTGGGGCTTAAGCCTGTTAATGGTGTGTGCCATTGGCTTAGGCATTGGCACCGCCATGACCACAGTGACCGTGAACTATCTAATGTCGGCCAATCCAATTCCTGAAAAAAGCCAACAATTATATTATGTGCAACTCGACAGTTGGGATATTAACGACCCATTTGACGACGGTTTAAATCCGCCCGATCAATTAACTTATACTGATTCAAGCAATTTAATGCGTGCTAAACAAGCCTTTCGCCAAAATGTTCAAGCACAAGCCTTTGGCGTGATTGAACCGGCTGATCCTGAAATGTTGCCTTTAATTGTCAATGGCAGAGCGAACACTGCCGACTTTTTCTCAATGTTCAATGTGCCTTTTATTTACGGCAGCGGTTGGTCGAACCAAAGTGATGAAAGCAAAGAGTTTGTGGTCGTGCTCAGTAAAGAAACCAATGACAAACTTTTTGGTGGCAAGGACTCCGTCGGTGAATCAATAAAACTTGAAGGTAATATGTTCCGTATCGTCGGCGTTATTGATACTTGGCAACCAAAACCAAGATTTTATGATATCACCACCGGCGCATTTAACGACTCTGAAGATATATTTGTCCCCTTTCATTTAATTGCTGATGAAAAAATTTCCCGTTCGGGCAATACCAACTGCTGGAAACCTACCGGTGATGGTTTTAAAGCTTTTCTTGCTTCTGAATGTATTTGGACACAGTTTTGGGTGGAATTAAAAACTCAGCAAGATAAAGAAGATTACCTACAGTTTCTCAACGCTTATGTCGAAGAGCAAAAACAATTCGGACGCTTTCAACGTCCAATAGATAACCGTTTAAGTAACGTTATGCAATGGTTAGAAACCCAAGAGGTGGTGGCTGATGATGCCCAAATGATGATGGCAATGTCATTTATGTTTTTGATTGTTTGTTTGCTAAACACGGTCGGTTTATTACTAGCAAAATTTTTAGGTAAAGCACCTGAAATTGGTTTGCGACAGGCACTAGGCGCAAGCAAAAGCACCTTGTTTAGCCAATATATTATTGAATCAGCCTGTATTGGTATATTGGGTGGCATATTAGGCTTAATACTCGCTTACCTCGGCTTAAAAGGTGTAGAAGGCTTATATGGTGATTATATGAAAGGCTTAGCGAGCTTGGATACCAATATGGCGATATTAGCGGTCGTACTCGCCCTTGTATCAACTATTCTCGCCGGTTTATATCCTACCTGGCGTGCTTGTAACATCCAGCCAGCCCAGCAACTAAAAAGCCAATAA
- a CDS encoding ABC transporter ATP-binding protein, producing MLVMKNINKTFQTADIQTHALRDFCLQVNEGDFISVTGPSGSGKTTFLNIAGLLETYSNGEFLLDGEDVGKLNDNGRSRMRNQKIGFIFQGFNLIPDLNLYDNVDVPLRYRGFNAKERKRRIEENLERVGLASRMKHLPSQLSGGQQQRVAIARALATSPRFLLADEPTGNLDSEMAQGVLNLLEEINQQGTTIIMVTHDAQLAQRAKRTIQVKDGRVSELEIITPHISQAIA from the coding sequence ATGCTAGTAATGAAAAATATAAATAAAACATTCCAAACCGCAGATATTCAAACTCATGCCTTACGTGATTTTTGTTTACAAGTTAATGAAGGCGACTTTATTAGTGTTACCGGCCCTTCTGGCTCAGGTAAAACCACTTTTTTAAATATTGCAGGCTTGCTTGAAACTTACAGCAATGGTGAGTTTTTACTGGATGGTGAAGATGTTGGCAAGCTCAACGACAACGGACGCTCTCGTATGCGTAATCAAAAAATAGGTTTTATCTTCCAAGGTTTTAATTTAATACCTGACTTAAACCTCTATGACAACGTAGACGTGCCACTGCGCTATCGTGGTTTTAATGCCAAAGAACGTAAACGCCGAATTGAAGAAAACCTTGAGCGTGTCGGCCTCGCCTCGCGTATGAAACATTTACCTAGTCAATTATCTGGTGGCCAACAACAACGTGTCGCCATTGCAAGAGCACTGGCAACTAGCCCACGTTTTCTTTTAGCTGATGAGCCCACAGGTAATCTCGACTCTGAAATGGCTCAAGGTGTTTTAAACTTGCTTGAAGAAATCAATCAGCAAGGTACCACCATTATTATGGTGACGCATGATGCACAGTTAGCTCAACGCGCGAAACGCACCATACAAGTTAAAGATGGCAGAGTCAGTGAGCTAGAAATAATAACTCCACATATTAGCCAAGCTATTGCTTAA
- a CDS encoding efflux RND transporter periplasmic adaptor subunit: protein MSIKDTSEQDIQIKKTTSPKKRWITIILTTIIIACVIWQVAPSASRWSKAEQTISLDRVRLATITQGDFIRDISVLGRVVAAVSPTVYSPADGTITLMIEAGNEVKQGQILAMLESPELNSRLFQQQTTLESLQSSFARQKIQAKKQRLIDQKAVDLANVKLVTANREKRRADLGYEKSAISQIDYEKAQDELEQANLQHKHAVQDAALNIESLDFDSQSLDLDIRRQKLLVKELQRQVDGLNIASPVNGIVGNLSTNNKTFLSKNQAILTIVDLSQFEVEIEIPESYADDLAIGMDVNIQFEQHPFRARLVTISPEILNNQVTGRVRFINEIPKKLRQNQRLNTQIILEYKENILQVQRGQFLESSGGRFAFRVNNGLAEKTAITTGARSLSHVEILQGLTLGDQIIISGTDTFNAAEQVLLSD, encoded by the coding sequence ATGTCTATTAAAGACACCAGTGAACAAGATATTCAAATAAAAAAAACAACATCACCAAAAAAACGTTGGATAACCATCATCTTAACGACCATTATTATCGCCTGTGTTATCTGGCAAGTGGCACCTTCTGCCTCTCGTTGGAGTAAAGCAGAGCAAACTATTTCGCTAGACCGTGTACGACTTGCAACGATTACGCAAGGTGATTTTATTCGTGACATTTCTGTATTAGGACGCGTTGTAGCGGCGGTAAGCCCGACGGTTTATAGCCCTGCTGATGGCACCATCACTTTAATGATAGAAGCAGGTAATGAAGTTAAACAAGGACAAATTCTGGCAATGCTTGAAAGTCCAGAGCTGAATAGCCGTTTATTTCAACAGCAAACAACCTTAGAAAGTTTACAATCAAGTTTCGCTCGTCAAAAAATTCAAGCGAAAAAACAACGGCTCATAGACCAAAAAGCAGTCGACTTAGCCAATGTAAAACTTGTTACCGCAAACAGAGAAAAGCGTCGTGCTGATTTAGGCTATGAAAAAAGTGCAATTAGCCAAATTGACTATGAAAAGGCACAAGACGAATTAGAGCAAGCCAACCTGCAACATAAACACGCAGTCCAAGATGCGGCCCTGAATATCGAAAGCTTAGACTTTGACAGTCAATCGTTGGATTTAGATATTAGACGTCAAAAATTATTAGTGAAAGAGTTACAGCGCCAAGTCGATGGCTTGAATATCGCCTCACCCGTTAATGGCATTGTCGGCAATCTAAGCACGAATAACAAAACCTTTTTAAGTAAAAACCAAGCCATTTTAACCATAGTGGACTTATCACAGTTTGAAGTTGAAATTGAAATACCCGAAAGTTACGCCGATGACTTAGCCATAGGTATGGACGTTAACATTCAATTTGAACAACACCCCTTTCGTGCTCGTCTCGTAACGATTTCCCCCGAAATACTGAATAATCAGGTTACTGGGCGAGTACGTTTTATCAACGAAATTCCGAAAAAACTACGCCAAAATCAACGTTTAAACACCCAAATAATTCTTGAGTACAAAGAAAATATCTTACAAGTACAGCGGGGGCAATTCCTAGAAAGTAGTGGCGGTCGCTTTGCCTTTCGAGTTAACAACGGCTTAGCCGAAAAAACCGCAATTACCACGGGCGCTCGAAGCTTAAGCCATGTCGAAATTTTACAGGGGTTAACGCTTGGCGATCAAATCATTATCTCGGGCACCGATACTTTCAATGCCGCCGAACAAGTATTACTTAGTGATTAA